The following is a genomic window from Chryseobacterium ginsenosidimutans.
CCGGCTTATATTTTCGCGTACAGAACTCCAGGTAACAAAGAGAAAGATGCGTATGTTTTAGATATGCTTTCTTCTTATTTAAGTAATGGTAAATCTTCAGTTTTATATAAAAAATTAGTTGATCAGGATAAAAAAGCGCTTCAGGTAGCAGCTTTCAACCAAGGTCTTGAGGATTACAGTATTTTCGCATTCTTCGCGATCCCGATGGGACAGACTACAAAGCAGGCTTTACAGGCTGATATTGATGCTGAAATCAAAAAACTTCAGACTACGTTAATCTCTGAGGAAGATTATCAAAAACTTCAAAACCAGTACGAAAACCAGTTTGTAAACGCAAACTCAAGCATTCAGGGAATTGCTGCTTCATTGGCAACAAACCACGTATTGATGGGTAACACGAATTTGATTAACAAAGAAATCGACATTTACAGAGGGATCACAAGACAGGATCTTCAAAATGCGGCTAAAAAGTATCTTAATTCTAACCAAAGAATAATCATTAATTACGTACCTGAAAAAAAGTAATCAATTAAACTTTTTAGGTTTAAAATATGATTATTAAAAATTAAATTTTTACAAATGAAAAAGCAATTAACATATATAGCTGCAGCGTTTTTATTCGCGGGAACGATTTCAGCACAAAAAATAGATCTTAATGCAATGCCAAAACCAGGACCTACTCCTGCGATCAACATTGCTAAGCCAAAGACCTTCCAACTAAACAACGGTCTTACAGTAATGGTTGTGGAAAACAACAAATTGCCAAGAGTAAGCGCAAGCCTTTCTATGGACAGAGCTCCTTACAACGAAGGAAGCGTAACGGGTGTAAGCGAAATCATGGCTGAACAGTTCGAAAACGGAACGACAAGCATGAGCAAAGATGATTTCAACAAAAAAGTTGATTATCTTGGAGCTAATCTTAATTTCTCTTCAAACGGAGCTTCTGCAAATTCGCTTTCAAAATATTTCCCTGAAGTTTTAAGTTTACTATCTGATGCGATTATCAATCCCAAATTTTCTGCTGAGGAAATTCAAAACTCTAAAGAAAGAGCTATCGAAGGATTAAAGTCTGACGAAAAAAATGCTTCTTCTATCGCAGGAAGAGTTTCTAACGCTTTGATGTACGGAAAAAATACTTCAAGAGGTGAATTTGAAACTGTTGAATCAATCAACAAAATCCAATTATCTGACGTACAGAACACTTACAAAAAATATTACGCGCCGGACAACGCTTATTTAGTAATCGTTGGAGATGTGAAATTTGATCAGGTAAAACCATTAATCGAGAAAGCATTCAGCGGTTGGAAAAAAGCAAACACGCCCATTACACCACTAGAACCATCTGGAAATGTTGCTAAAACCGAAATCAATGTTGTTGATGTACCTTCGGCTGTACAGTCTGTTGTTTCTTTAAACAACCTGAACACGCTGAAAATGAAAGATGCCAACTACTTCCCTGCAACAATCGCCAACTACATCCTTGGTGGTGGTGGTGAAGCGAGACTTTTCATGAACCTTCGTGAGAAAAACGGATTCACATATGGGGCTTATTCAAGCATGAGCGCAAGCAAATATTCTCCACAGTTTTCGGCAAGTGCAAGTGTAAGAAACGAGGTTACAGATAAAGCTGTTAAGGAATTCATAAATGAACTTAACGCAATTTCTACTGTAAAACCAGAAGAGCTGGAAAATGCTAAAGCAAAATTGAAAGGTTCTTTCATCATGTCTTTAGAGCAACCTGCAACGATTGCAAGATTTGCTGTAAACCAAAAAGTTCAGGATCTTCCTGCTGATTTTTATACAAATTACTTAAAATCTATCGATAAAGTAACTGCTGCAGATGTTTCAAACGCTGTAAAAACTACAATTTTACCAAACCAAAGCAGAATTTTCATTGCTGGTAAAGCTTCTGATATTTCTGAAGGATTGGAAAAATTAGGTTACCCTGTAAAATATTTTGATAAAGAAGCAAATCCTGTAGCAAAACCAACTGTACAAAAAGTTGACGCTAGTGTAAGTGTAGCTTCTATCGCTGACAAATACATTGCTGCAATCGGAGGAAAAGCTAATCTGGCTAAAATTTCTTCTTATACAATGAACGCTTCAATGTCTATGCAAGGGCAAAATATTGATTTTAAAATTGTTAAAGCTCAGGGTGGTAAAGAATTAACTACAGTAACTGCAATGGGACAAGTAGTTCAGAAACAGGTATTTGACGGAAAAACAGGTTTTTCTGAGCAAATGGGTAAAAAGGTTGAGATGAAACCTGAACAAATTGCTGAAAAACAAAAAAACACTGAACTTTTCGAAGAATTAGGTTTCGCAAAATCTGCTGATTACAAATTAGGAGGAATTGAGAAAATCGGTGGTGAAGATTCTTACGCAATCAAAGGAAATGATACAACATATTATTACAGCGTTGCTACAGGTCTGAAAACCGGAGAAACTAAAAAAATAAAAGTTCAGGGTCAGGAAATGACTATTCCTTCAGTATTCTCTAACTACAAAGACGTAAACGGTGTTAAAATGCCTTATACAATCTCTGTAAACCAAATGGGAATGGATATGACGATGAATGTGAAATCATACGAAGTGAACAAAGCTACTGATGCTGATTTTAAATAAGAACATCCTATTTCTATAGAAAAAACGGCAACAATTGTTGCCGTTTTTATTTTTATCAACATTTGGCGGCATCTTTCTTTGTTGTTCAGCAAAAAAAGATTAAATTTGCCCATTCAAAAAGATATCAAAATTAATGGATACTATATTTATACTATTGATGGTTCTTATTATGATTGCTAGTGTTTTACTGGTGATCGTTGTTATGGCTCAAAACCCAAAAGGAGGAGGCCTTTCCAGTACTTTCGGAGGTGCATCTTCTGCTCAGTTTGGAGTACAAAGAACTAATGACTTCATGGAAAAAGCAACTTGGACTTTAGGAGCAACTATCATTGTTCTTATCCTATTAAGCGTTGTAATTACAGGTAAACCATCAACTGCTGCGCCAGTTCAGGTTCCAGCAAAAAAAGAAGCTCCGGCTAAGCAATCTGCTGCTCCTGCTTCTACAACTGTACCGGCTCAGACTCCTGCGCCAACTAAATAAGCAAATAATATTTTTACATAATAAAAGCAACTCTTTTTGAGTTGCTTTTTATTTTTGTAATTGAATTTTATTTTTAATTTTTCCTGAAAGACTTCCAATAATCATCCTGGTTGCGATCAAACAAGCATTCTATAAAAGAATCTAAAGACATTTTATAAAGTATTTCTTTATCCAGTTCTCTGAAATGAGTTTCAAAAAACTCACGGTCCAATTCGATATTATCTCTGTCAATAACCAAAATATTATCCTGACAGTAAAAAGGATAATTTTTAATATCAGAATTTGTTGTAATCAGTTTTCTACCGGAAGCCAGCGCTTCGAAAGTCCTGATGGTTAAACCATTTTGAAAAGGCTTATTGATATCAAGTACAGATTTTGTTTTTCTATAAAAATCTATAATTTGATGATGATTCAGTTTATCGAAACTTACTTTTGTAATATCAAACTGCTTTAGACTTTTATCGATGATCTTTTTCAGTCTAAATGCAACTCTTCCCATCGCATAATAATAAAAATAAGATTTTAAATTAAGTTTATCAACAACAGATTTTATTTTCTCACCTACAACATATCGATCCGTATGTGCACTTCCAATAAATACAACATCATACTCCAAGGATTGGTGGTCCTGACTTAAATTTTTATACTCATCAAGATAAAACAATGGTCTGAAACCTATATTATATTTAACCGAATCACTATATTCAAAAGTAAATTTTTTATCGAAATATTTAAGATGAGAAATAAGGTTTGGATATTCTGATAATGGATCAAAATTGTAGTAAATCATTTCCATTTCAGGATTGTTTTCCCTTATTTTATCAAGAAAAAAAGTAGGAATAGCTTCTCCTTTAATTAAAAAAAAATAATCGTATTTTTTACCTTGAATTTCATTTAAAATCCGGTTATAATATCTATTAATTTTTAAATGATAAAAACTTTTATTCAGACGGATAATTCCTTTGGAAAAATTAGAATTGGAAGGTCTTTCATCATAAAAATCCACCTCAGCTCCAATCTCAGTGAGTCTTTTCGCTATTGCTTTTTCATATTTAAAAAAGCTGACTGATAAGAAAAGAATTTTTTTACCTTTTAAACTAATCATTTTAAAAGTCCTTTTACTTTCATTTCGTCTAAAGACTCTTTGAATTTCACATTCTGAATATTTTGCTGCAATACCCAATTCGTAAACTTCGACATTCCTTCTTCAAAAGATATTTTTGGCTGAAAATTCAACTTTGATTTTATTTTACTAATGTCTGCAAAATTATGTCTGATGTCTCCCAAACGAAACTGTCCGGAAACATTAATTTCAAAATCAATATTATAAAATTTACGCAAATTTTCTGCGACAGTGGTCACTGATGTTGAAACTCCGGTTCCCACATTGAAGATCTCGCCGTTTGCAGCATCATTTTCGATACATTTAATCGTCGCTTCCACGGCATCATCAACATGAATAAAGTCTCTGGATTCGTTTCCGTCTTCAAAAACATTGATGTCATTTCCGTTAAGAATCTGTGATGAAAAAATGGATAAAATTCCTGTATATGGATTTAATAAAGACTGACCTTCACCATACACATTTTGAAACCTTACTGCTACCGGAGCAACTCCCATTGAAGAACAAGCCGTCATAACCATCTGTTCCTGAGTATATTTTGTAATCCCGTAGATGGAAGTCGGGTGTATTTTTGATTCTTCATCAGTCGGTAAAGCCCGAAGCATTTGTCCGTCAGGATACATTATTTCAAATTTTCCGTTTCGCATTTCTTCAACATTTCTTGGCCTTGGATAAATCAATCCTAATTCAGGATGCAAATATTTTCCTTCACCATAAACCGCTCTGGAAGAAGCAATGATCACTTTTTTTACAATATGTGGCTTATTTACCAAAAGATCGAGCATTTTTGCCGTTCCTGAAACATTAACATCTGTATATTTTTCAATCTGGTACATTGATTGCCCGGTTCCCGTTTCTGCCGCAAAATGAATAATAACTTCCTGTCCATCAATGGCTTTTTCCCAATCTTCAAAGTTGGCAACATCACCTTTAATGAAATTCACTTTACCCAAAATACTTCTGTACAAAGGAGAATCTTCATCAGGATTTTCTCCGTGAATCTGCGAAGAAAGATTATCTAAAACTGTAACTTCATACCCTTTTTCCTTAAGTTCTAAAGACAACTTACTTCCAATAAATCCGGCTCCTCCTGTAATGAGTATTTTCATGTTACTATTTGAAATGTTTATTTTTTCGTTTTGTTTAAGTTATAATAAAAAGTCCGGAACAGCAAAAGTAAATATTTTGCTTTGTAAAATAGCCTAAATAAGATATATTGAAGATAGTTTATTTCTCCTAAAATGTACATTTCTTTTAAGTTTTTCTTAAAACCTTTTGCCATTTCCTGAAGATTTGCTGATAAACCTGAAACCCCAAAACTTCTTTTTCCTTTTCCTACGATCACTAAACTTTCGCTCAAGATATACATTTTATTTTTTAATGCAACTTTCATCCAATAATTAACGTCTTCCGCATATCTTTGATTATCGTCAAAATACCCTGTATTTTCAAGAACTTTTCTCCTGAATATTACGGTTGAAGGTTGTGCTTCGTTTCTGATCAAGAGTTTATTAAAAGTGATCTCTGCAAGTCCGTTTTTTATATGGTAGGGGAAAAGAATTTTATTATTATTCCTGGCAGTCGCTAAAAAATCAATTTTTAAACTACCGTTTTCAAAATACTGTATTTGTTTTTCAATTTTTGTCGGATGCCATTCATCATCTGCGTCCAAAAGAGCAATATAATTTCCTTTTGCGATTTTTAATCCTGTATTTCTGGCTTTTGAAACTCCACCGTTCTTTTGATGCAACAGAATAACATTCATTTGAGGATTTTGCCTGATATAACCCTCTACAATAGTTGAGCTGTTGTCTGTAGAACCATCATTCACAATGATAATTTCAAATTCTTCTTGAGGAAAAGTTTGATTTTTTACAGAATCTAAAGTAAAAACAATAGACTGCTCTGCATTATACATTGGAATAATTACGGAAATCATTTAATTTCTTTTATATTATTTTTAAAACCCCCCCAAACCAGCGTTATCATTACAAACGGCATACACATATTGAAAAAACTCAGATCAAAAAAAGAATTTGTGATCATATCCGTATAACCATATTCTGCAAAGAACATCAGAAAAGGAACAAAAACACAAACAAATAATAAAGCTCCTGCCCAGAAAATGATTTCGTAAAATGATTTCACTTTAAATGATACTATCAAAGCAAGTACAACATATGAAAGGCTCAGTATTAAAGGCTGTTTTGCCCCCTGAATTATAAATGGATTATGTTTGATAAAAACCTCAAAATTGGGTGCATTATGAAAGAAAATATAAACAACAGCCGAAATTGTCAGAACAAAAACTATTGCAAACCGCAGTTTTTCTTTTATTGAAAAATCATAAAACCTTTTAAACAATAAAATCGTCAATGGAATAACTGATGAAAGACGTGTAAGTAAAATCAAAGCTGTCAGAAATGAAATAGCTTCAGGTTTTATGGCTTTTTCCTTCAAAAATTTATTCCAAATTAAGTAGGTAAATCCTGCAATAACAACAAAATTGGAAAACAAATCACTTTTCACGTACACTTCCCACAAATAACTTGGTGAAAGAAATAGTAAAATTAATACAGCCAGTCTTTGCTTATAATCATCAAAAATTTTAAAAATCAAATAAGAAAAAAGCAAAAAACTGAAACACTGCAAATAACCGACGCTTCCAAAAAGCAGGTAAAAAGGCATTCCCAAAACAATCAGCATCGGAAGATTAGAAGATTCCTGTCCCATATGATCCGGAATATTGTAAGGATATTGCCCGTTGAAAATAGCTTTTATTCCGATTTCCATTGCAGACCAACGGTCGACATTTAGAGAATTTCCGTCAACCTTATCATTAAGATAAATACTAAAAAAGAAAAATAAAATTACTCCGATCCAGAATAAAGATTTATAAAATAGGTCTTTCAGATTTATTTTAATATAAGAAATACTCAACCCCAAAATTACGATCAAATACCCTATTAAAAACTGTATTTTGTAATCCTCACCATACTTCATGACAAACAAAGAGTTCACAATCAGGTAGATAAAAAGAATGATATAATTTTTAATATGATGTAAACCCGTATTTGACAATAATTTTGTGTTTCCCATGAAGACCGAAGCGCTTTTACTGTTGTTTAAGAATTTCCTTCATTATATGGCAACCTATTCATAATCGATCTTCCCAAGGAGATTTCATCGGCATATTCCAGCTCATCTCCTACCGAAATTCCTCTTGCAATACTTGAGAAATTTATATTAAATCCTTTAAATTTTTTATAAATATAATACGCCGTTGTATCGCCTTCCATTGTTGCACTCAAAGCAAAAATAAATTCTTTTACCCTTCCTTCATTCAATTTTCTTTCGATACTCGGAATATTCAGTTGATTGGGTCCTATTCCCTCCATAGGAGAAATTTTCCCGCCTAAAATTAAATATTTCCCCGTATATTTTCCCGTATTTTCAATTGCAATCACGTCCCGAACATCTTCTACGATACAAATCACTTCGTCATTTCTTTTTTCATTGGTGCATATTTCGCAGACTTCAAAATCAGAAAAATTATGACAATCTTTACAGTATTTTATTTCATTAACGAGATTAATTAAAGAATTCCCAAGGCTTGTCGCTCTGGAATTGGGTTGTTTCAATAAATGTAGTGCTAAACGCAAAGCCGTTTTTCTCCCTATTCCGGGTAATCCGGCAATTTCATCCACCGCTTTTGCCAAAACTTTACTTGGGTAATCCATAACACAAAAATAGTGATAATAGTTGTAAATTATGAATAGCCAGGTACCAATTATAACAGATTCCGATATTCACTTGTAAGCAAATTCATTCTTACACTTTCACTTAACATCAGCGAACAACAGCACTCATAATTATCATCTATCCTTTATAAGTCCAAAAAAACCTTATCTTTGAGAACCTAAATATTAACTTGAAAAAATAACTCAATGGTACTTAACAATTTAAATTATCCACTGGATTTTAAATTTAAGATTTCAACATTAGCAAGTGATTTTAATATCACTGACAGAAACGGCAATTATGTAGCGTATGTTCGTCAGAAAATGTTTAAACTTAAGGAAGATGTAATCGTTTTCAATGACGAAAGCAAATCCAAAGAACTTTTCAGAATCAGAGCCAACAAATGGATCGATTTTAATTCTTCTTATTCTCTAAACGAAGTTGCTACCGGCAAAAGCTTCGGAAGACTTGCCAGAAAAGGCATGCGTTCTATCTGGAAGGCGAGCTACGATATTTTGGATGCGAATGATCAGCCAAAATTCAAAATTCAGGAAGATAACGCATGGGTGAGATTTTTTGACGGAATGGTTGGTGAAATTCCGATTATCGGGATGTTTACAGGATATTTCTTAAATCCTACTTACACAGTTTCCGGTCTTGATGGGAAAGCTTATTTTAAACTTAAAAAAATGCCTTCTTTCTTCGGAAGAAGATTTCAGCTGGACAGATTAATAGATATTGACGATGAGGAAGAAAGTGTAGTAATCCTTTCTTTATTAATGATGACACTTCTTGAAAGAGCAAGAGGATAATAAATAATAAACCACATACAATGAAATATGTAATCATTTTCTTTTCTGCCATTCTGTTGGTTTCCTGTAAAAAGGAACAACAGACAGTTCCAGATTCCACATCTGCAGATTCTGTAAAAGTAGTTCACGATTCTGTTAATACTAATAATTCTTCAGAGAAAATTTTAGTTGAAAGCTTTGCTTTTCCAAAAGAAATCAAAGAATGTTCATGTTATTTTGCAAAAAATAAAGCAGACTTCGAAGCAGAAAAATATATTTATGCAGATGATGCCGGAAAAACTGCTTACATGAAGCTGGACGGAAAAAGATTAGCCATGAGCCTGATCTCCTCAAGCGATATGGAAGCAGATGAAGAACTGAGCAAAGAAATTGAAAGTGATAATTATAAAATATCCGTAAAAGGCAAGAAAATAAAAGATGAAGAAGCCTTGTTATTCAAAGGTACACTGACGATCGAAAAGTCTGACGGAACAGTTGTAACAATCCCTATTTACGGCGAATGTGGATGCTAAAATCTAATTAAAAACAATAAAAGAATGCTTCTGAATTATCGGAAGCATTTTTTTATTTCGTAATTTTGATAAAAATAAATTTCATGGAATTATCTAATATAGAACCGCAGATTATCTGGAAAAATTTCTCCAAATTAAATGCTGTTCCAAGACCATCAAAAAAAGAAGGAAAAGTAATTGCTTTCATCAAAGAATTTGGTGAAAATTTAGGATTGGAAACTACAGTTGATAAAGTAGGAAACGTTATCATTAAAAAACCTGCAACAGCAGGAATGGAAAACCGTAAATCGGTTGTTCTTCAATCTCATTTAGATATGGTTTGCCAGAAAAATAATGATGTAAATTTTGATTTTGAAACCGAAGGAATCAAAATGGAGATCGACGGAGACTGGGTAAAGGCAAAAGGTACAACTTTGGGAGCTGACAACGGTTTGGGAGTTGCTACGATCATGTCGATTTTAGAAAGTTCAGACATTCCGCATCCTGATTTGGAAGCTTTGTTTACGATTGACGAAGAAACAGGAATGACAGGAGCTTTAGGTTTAAAGCCAGGACAATTAACCGGTCAAATTTTATTAAATCTTGATACAGAAGAAGATGACGAGATCGATATCGGTTGCGCAGGGGGAATTGATGTTACCATTACCCAAAACTATGAAACTGAAGCTGCAAAAGGGCAAATTATAAGATTCGAGGTTAAAGGATTACAAGGAGGTCACTCAGGAATGGATATCCACAAAGGATTTGGGAATGCAAATATTATCCTGGGAAGATTGCTTTACAAAGCTTTAGAAAAAGAAAATATCCAGTTAATTTCTATCGATGGCGGCGGATTGAGAAATGCAATTCCGAGAGAAGGTGTTGCGATTGCTTCCGTAAGAAATGCTCAGGAATTTATCGAAGAATTAACGAATGGGCTTAAAAAAGAAATTTTAGAAGAATTTGCAACCGTAGAACCTAATCTTCAAATTAATGTTGAGAATTCTACATCATCTGAAAAGGCAATTTCTGAAGCAGATTCGAAGAAAATTATTTTAACACTGAAATCTCTTCACAACGGTGTTTACAGAATGAGTCCGGATGTAAAAGATCTTGTAGAATCATCAAACAACGTAGCAAGAGTAGAATTAAATGAAGGTGGATTAAAAATCTTAAACCTTTCGAGATCATCGGTTGATTCTTCAAAAGATTCTGTGGCAGAACAATTAAAATCTGTAGCAGAATTAGCAGGAATGAATACTGTATTCAGTGGTTCTTATCCTGGATGGAAGCCAAAACTGGGTTCTGAAATCGTTCAGCTAATGGAGAAAATCTACACTGAAAAATTTACAGAAAAGCCACACGTTGTAGCTTGTCACGCAGGTTTAGAGTGTGGAATCATCGGAGCCAATTATCCTGAAATGGAAATGGTAAGCTTCGGACCGACAATCCGTGGAGCTCACTCTCCGGATGAAAAGGCAAATATTTCTTCAACACAGAAATTCTGGGGTTTTACTAAAGACATTTTAGCAAATATTCCTTTAAAATAAAAATTTAAAATTGCTATATTGAAATATCCAAATTCGCTTGATTTTGGATATTCTTTTTTTAATTAGAGCATTAAGAATTATTTAAGGAGTTAAGATATTAAGCTTAATATCTCCATCATTAAAAAAATAGATTAAACTAAAATTTTAAACAATGAAAAGCATCACCGTATTCTGCGGATCGAGTTTCGGTTCGGATGATATTTATAAAGAACAGGCAACTTTACTTGGCCAGACGTTGGCAAAACAAAATATACAATTGATTTATGGCGGTGCAAACGTTGGTTTGATGGGTGCAGTTGCCGACGGAGTTTTAAATGAAGGCGGAAAAGTAATTGGAGTTCTTCCCCACTTTTTACAGTCAAAGGAAATTACTCATAACAATTTGACAGAACTTATTCTAGTCGAAACCATGCACGAAAGAAAAACTAAGATGAGCGAACTTTGCGACGGCGTCATTGTTCTTCCCGGTGGTTACGGAACGTTGGAAGAGTTTTTCGAAATGATCACATGGGCACAACTTGGACTTCATAAAAAACCAATTGCAGTTCTGAATATTGATGGATTTTATGATGATTTGATTAAATTAGTTCAAACGATGGTTGATAAAGGATTTTTAAAACAAATTAATCGTGATATGCTTTTGATAAGTGATACTATTGATGAGTTGTTGGAGAAAATGAGAAATTATGAAGCTCCAAATGTTGGAAAGTGGATTTCTAAGGAAGAAGTTTAAATAAAAATTGATTAAATGAAGATTACATTTACATTCATATTTTCATTATTTTTTTTAAGTAACCTCTATAACGCACAAAACCCAAGATATATTTTTAGAGAGTATTCAAATCATGATTTGAATACTTATAAAATTCGTGATTATATTAAAATTAAAGAAATCAGATGTGAAAATGATTCTTACAGTGGGGATGATTTATTTTTTCTGATTATAGATAAGTCTTTCAGTTATAAAAACCAAAAAAACTCCCGAAGAAAAATCTTCAGGAGTTTTTATATAATTTAAATAAAATTTTCTAAGGATAAGGAGCAATTTCCACTTCAAGACCTTCCATTGCCATTGCCATATGCAGCTGACAGCCCAATCTGCTGTTTTCTTTTACATGAAAAGCTTCACCCAGCATTGCATCTTCTTCATCACCCATCGGCTCAAGTCCCGGATCAGCAATTACATAGACCTGACAAGAAGCACACATTGCCATTCCTCCACAAACTCCGATTGTTCCTTCTTCTGCCAATTCATACGAACGGATGATTTCCATTAAATTCATGGACATATCCGTTGGCGCAATAACATCGTGAGTTACCCCTTCTCTATCGGTAATTTTTATATTGATATCTGACATAATTCTGCAAAATTAGTCAATTTTTTTCACAACAGCTTTTTCCGCTTCTTTTCTGCTTCCGTCAAATCCGTCTACACCACTTACCGTTGTGTATTTCAATACGAATTTTTTACCCGGATTTAATCTGTTATAAACGCTCTGACACATTAAAGTCGCCTCGTGGAAACCACAAAGAATCAACTTTAACTTTCCAGGGTAGGTATTGATATCTCCGACTGCATAGATTCCTTCGATATTGGTTTGATAATCGAGAGCATTATTGACAACGATTGCATTTTTCTCGATATTTAATCCCCATTGAGAAATCTCACCCAACTTAGGAGTCAGTCCGAACAATGGAATAAAATAATCAGTCTCAATATCAAAAGCTTCCTGATCATCAACTTTTACAGTTATCGCTTCTACTTTTCCGTCACCTTTAATTGCAGTAACTTCCGCAGGAGTAATTAATTTAATTTTTCCTTGATTTTTCAAATCCTGAACTTTCTCTACAGAATCCAAAGCCCCTCTAAATTCATTTCTTCTGTGGATCAATGTCACTTCACTTGCCACATTCGACAAGAAAACACTCCAGTCAAGCGCAGAATCTCCACC
Proteins encoded in this region:
- a CDS encoding aminoacyl-histidine dipeptidase, whose translation is MELSNIEPQIIWKNFSKLNAVPRPSKKEGKVIAFIKEFGENLGLETTVDKVGNVIIKKPATAGMENRKSVVLQSHLDMVCQKNNDVNFDFETEGIKMEIDGDWVKAKGTTLGADNGLGVATIMSILESSDIPHPDLEALFTIDEETGMTGALGLKPGQLTGQILLNLDTEEDDEIDIGCAGGIDVTITQNYETEAAKGQIIRFEVKGLQGGHSGMDIHKGFGNANIILGRLLYKALEKENIQLISIDGGGLRNAIPREGVAIASVRNAQEFIEELTNGLKKEILEEFATVEPNLQINVENSTSSEKAISEADSKKIILTLKSLHNGVYRMSPDVKDLVESSNNVARVELNEGGLKILNLSRSSVDSSKDSVAEQLKSVAELAGMNTVFSGSYPGWKPKLGSEIVQLMEKIYTEKFTEKPHVVACHAGLECGIIGANYPEMEMVSFGPTIRGAHSPDEKANISSTQKFWGFTKDILANIPLK
- the recR gene encoding recombination mediator RecR, yielding MDYPSKVLAKAVDEIAGLPGIGRKTALRLALHLLKQPNSRATSLGNSLINLVNEIKYCKDCHNFSDFEVCEICTNEKRNDEVICIVEDVRDVIAIENTGKYTGKYLILGGKISPMEGIGPNQLNIPSIERKLNEGRVKEFIFALSATMEGDTTAYYIYKKFKGFNINFSSIARGISVGDELEYADEISLGRSIMNRLPYNEGNS
- a CDS encoding NAD-dependent epimerase/dehydratase family protein, translated to MKILITGGAGFIGSKLSLELKEKGYEVTVLDNLSSQIHGENPDEDSPLYRSILGKVNFIKGDVANFEDWEKAIDGQEVIIHFAAETGTGQSMYQIEKYTDVNVSGTAKMLDLLVNKPHIVKKVIIASSRAVYGEGKYLHPELGLIYPRPRNVEEMRNGKFEIMYPDGQMLRALPTDEESKIHPTSIYGITKYTQEQMVMTACSSMGVAPVAVRFQNVYGEGQSLLNPYTGILSIFSSQILNGNDINVFEDGNESRDFIHVDDAVEATIKCIENDAANGEIFNVGTGVSTSVTTVAENLRKFYNIDFEINVSGQFRLGDIRHNFADISKIKSKLNFQPKISFEEGMSKFTNWVLQQNIQNVKFKESLDEMKVKGLLK
- a CDS encoding LOG family protein, encoding MKSITVFCGSSFGSDDIYKEQATLLGQTLAKQNIQLIYGGANVGLMGAVADGVLNEGGKVIGVLPHFLQSKEITHNNLTELILVETMHERKTKMSELCDGVIVLPGGYGTLEEFFEMITWAQLGLHKKPIAVLNIDGFYDDLIKLVQTMVDKGFLKQINRDMLLISDTIDELLEKMRNYEAPNVGKWISKEEV
- a CDS encoding glycosyltransferase family 2 protein → MISVIIPMYNAEQSIVFTLDSVKNQTFPQEEFEIIIVNDGSTDNSSTIVEGYIRQNPQMNVILLHQKNGGVSKARNTGLKIAKGNYIALLDADDEWHPTKIEKQIQYFENGSLKIDFLATARNNNKILFPYHIKNGLAEITFNKLLIRNEAQPSTVIFRRKVLENTGYFDDNQRYAEDVNYWMKVALKNKMYILSESLVIVGKGKRSFGVSGLSANLQEMAKGFKKNLKEMYILGEINYLQYILFRLFYKAKYLLLLFRTFYYNLNKTKK
- a CDS encoding NAD(P)/FAD-dependent oxidoreductase, whose translation is MITTDILIIGAGPTGLFAVFEAGLLKMKCHIIDALPQPGGQLAELYPKKPIFDIPGYPSVNAGELVDNLMEQIKQFQPGFTLGETAVSYTKVDDEWFEVVTNKGTVHRCKAIAIAGGLGTFEPRKPTMDNVADYEEKGLEYFVKEPEHFRNKKVVIAGGGDSALDWSVFLSNVASEVTLIHRRNEFRGALDSVEKVQDLKNQGKIKLITPAEVTAIKGDGKVEAITVKVDDQEAFDIETDYFIPLFGLTPKLGEISQWGLNIEKNAIVVNNALDYQTNIEGIYAVGDINTYPGKLKLILCGFHEATLMCQSVYNRLNPGKKFVLKYTTVSGVDGFDGSRKEAEKAVVKKID
- the secG gene encoding preprotein translocase subunit SecG encodes the protein MDTIFILLMVLIMIASVLLVIVVMAQNPKGGGLSSTFGGASSAQFGVQRTNDFMEKATWTLGATIIVLILLSVVITGKPSTAAPVQVPAKKEAPAKQSAAPASTTVPAQTPAPTK
- a CDS encoding M16 family metallopeptidase, giving the protein MKKQLTYIAAAFLFAGTISAQKIDLNAMPKPGPTPAINIAKPKTFQLNNGLTVMVVENNKLPRVSASLSMDRAPYNEGSVTGVSEIMAEQFENGTTSMSKDDFNKKVDYLGANLNFSSNGASANSLSKYFPEVLSLLSDAIINPKFSAEEIQNSKERAIEGLKSDEKNASSIAGRVSNALMYGKNTSRGEFETVESINKIQLSDVQNTYKKYYAPDNAYLVIVGDVKFDQVKPLIEKAFSGWKKANTPITPLEPSGNVAKTEINVVDVPSAVQSVVSLNNLNTLKMKDANYFPATIANYILGGGGEARLFMNLREKNGFTYGAYSSMSASKYSPQFSASASVRNEVTDKAVKEFINELNAISTVKPEELENAKAKLKGSFIMSLEQPATIARFAVNQKVQDLPADFYTNYLKSIDKVTAADVSNAVKTTILPNQSRIFIAGKASDISEGLEKLGYPVKYFDKEANPVAKPTVQKVDASVSVASIADKYIAAIGGKANLAKISSYTMNASMSMQGQNIDFKIVKAQGGKELTTVTAMGQVVQKQVFDGKTGFSEQMGKKVEMKPEQIAEKQKNTELFEELGFAKSADYKLGGIEKIGGEDSYAIKGNDTTYYYSVATGLKTGETKKIKVQGQEMTIPSVFSNYKDVNGVKMPYTISVNQMGMDMTMNVKSYEVNKATDADFK
- a CDS encoding ferredoxin, producing the protein MSDINIKITDREGVTHDVIAPTDMSMNLMEIIRSYELAEEGTIGVCGGMAMCASCQVYVIADPGLEPMGDEEDAMLGEAFHVKENSRLGCQLHMAMAMEGLEVEIAPYP